Proteins encoded by one window of Culicoides brevitarsis isolate CSIRO-B50_1 chromosome 2, AGI_CSIRO_Cbre_v1, whole genome shotgun sequence:
- the LOC134830624 gene encoding transcription termination factor 4, mitochondrial — MFRRTFVRFYCVASNKANILKTLKEHSPKINIETISSALDQFPNLTNFQPLQWEKTFSFLINQQNFPHESCINIVSAYPQIFTTSLDTTFKQLEAWRGCQFGEKRLQDLICKHPALIQHGNEKQLSRRMAFLQGYVQTPKNVWRIMMSSPEVAIQSEETLAAKFKYLIETMQVEVSEIVDSDVFLHDLEHIKMRHIFMQRLGLYKVKSKRADVRKSEKNSNPRLNRIVDTSDKKFATKICYVTLEEYEVFQELLRREWERQDLDDEDEDFDELQKERGIDIM; from the coding sequence ctaaaaaCTCTCAAGGAACACTCTCCaaagataaatattgaaacaatTTCCTCTGCATTGGATCAATTTCCAAATCTCACGAATTTTCAACCATTACAATGGGAAAagacttttagttttttgataaatcaaCAGAATTTTCCGCACGAATCTTGTATCAACATCGTTTCGGCATATCCACAAATCTTTACAACATCTCTCGATACGACATTCAAGCAACTCGAAGCATGGCGCGGATGTCAATTCGGCGAAAAACGATTGCAGGATCTCATTTGCAAGCATCCAGCGTTAATTCAACACGGAAATGAGAAGCAATTATCGCGTCGCATGGCATTTTTGCAAGGTTACGTTCAAACCCCGAAAAATGTTTGGCGAATAATGATGAGTAGTCCTGAAGTTGCGATTCAATCTGAAGAAACGTTGGCAGCCAAATTCAAGTATTTGATCGAAACGATGCAAGTTGAAGTTTCAGAAATTGTAGATTCGGATGTTTTCTTGCACGATTTGGAACACATCAAAATGCGACATATTTTCATGCAACGATTGGGTCTGTATAAAGTGAAGAGTAAACGAGCTGATGTgagaaaatcagaaaaaaattcaaatccaaGACTCAACAGAATCGTTGACAcctcagataaaaaatttgcaacgaAAATATGTTATGTGACTTTGGAAGAATATGAAGTTTTTCAAGAATTGCTTCGTCGTGAATGGGAAAGACAAGATTTAGACGATGAAGATGaagattttgatgaattacAAAAGGAACGAGGAATAGATATAATGTAA